In Paenibacillus ihbetae, the following are encoded in one genomic region:
- the cls gene encoding cardiolipin synthase, giving the protein MHVTSIILGLVIVLNILFAIVVVFKERRDAASTWAWLLVLFFIPILGFALYLLFAQNLKSVRLFHWDDLQKTGIEKVLLSQMDSMYRGDFSFANRAAQDNRDLIHMQLNENQAIFTDDNKVEIFTDGRDKFQRLFQDIEEAKEYIHIQYYIIRRDQLGKSLMALLTKKAREGVKVRVLYDQLGSRKLTKGFFKAFREAGGEAEAFFPSKLRFINLRLNYRNHRKLVIIDGDIGYVGGFNVGDEYLGLNSRFGYWRDTHLRIQGEAVYAMQVRFILDWNQASHHHDIVYEPNLFPKINSPGNVGIQIVTSGPDSEYEHIKNGYIKMITSAKRSIYIQTPYFIPDASLFDALRIASLSGVKVHLMIPDKPDHPFVYWATWSYIGEMLQTGANVYLYNNGFIHAKTIIIDEKISSVGTANIDVRSFRLNFEVNAFLYDELLSRRLTEIFHHDLRVSSLLTLEEYEKRSRWIKFKESISRLLSPIL; this is encoded by the coding sequence ATGCATGTGACATCCATTATTTTGGGTCTGGTCATCGTTCTGAATATTTTGTTCGCCATCGTGGTCGTTTTCAAGGAAAGACGCGATGCCGCGTCCACATGGGCGTGGCTGCTGGTGCTGTTCTTCATCCCGATTCTCGGATTCGCGCTGTACCTTTTGTTTGCCCAGAACTTAAAGAGCGTAAGGCTGTTCCACTGGGACGATCTTCAGAAGACCGGGATCGAAAAGGTGCTGCTCTCCCAGATGGACTCCATGTACCGGGGAGATTTTTCGTTTGCGAATCGGGCCGCTCAGGACAACCGGGATCTGATCCATATGCAGCTCAACGAGAACCAGGCGATATTTACCGATGACAACAAGGTCGAGATTTTTACGGACGGCCGCGACAAATTCCAGCGCCTGTTTCAGGATATCGAGGAAGCGAAGGAATACATACATATTCAGTATTACATTATCCGGCGGGATCAGCTTGGCAAAAGCCTGATGGCCCTGCTGACGAAAAAGGCCCGGGAGGGCGTCAAGGTTCGCGTCCTCTATGATCAGCTGGGCTCGCGAAAGTTGACGAAAGGGTTCTTCAAGGCTTTTCGCGAAGCGGGCGGCGAGGCCGAGGCCTTCTTCCCTTCCAAGCTGCGCTTCATCAACCTGCGGCTCAATTACCGCAATCACCGGAAGCTGGTCATTATTGACGGCGATATCGGATATGTCGGCGGATTTAATGTCGGGGATGAGTATCTGGGGTTGAATTCAAGGTTTGGTTATTGGCGGGACACGCATCTGCGCATTCAAGGAGAAGCCGTCTATGCGATGCAGGTCCGCTTCATCCTTGACTGGAATCAGGCATCGCATCACCATGACATCGTCTACGAGCCGAATCTGTTCCCCAAGATCAATTCGCCGGGTAACGTCGGGATTCAGATTGTAACCAGCGGGCCGGATTCCGAATATGAGCACATCAAGAACGGGTATATCAAAATGATCACTTCGGCCAAAAGGTCGATCTATATCCAGACCCCTTATTTTATTCCGGATGCAAGCCTGTTCGACGCGCTTCGCATCGCTTCGTTGTCCGGGGTCAAGGTGCATCTGATGATTCCGGACAAGCCGGACCATCCCTTCGTCTATTGGGCGACATGGTCTTATATTGGAGAGATGCTGCAAACCGGAGCGAATGTGTATTTGTATAATAACGGGTTCATTCACGCCAAGACTATCATCATCGATGAGAAAATCTCCTCGGTCGGCACGGCCAACATCGATGTCCGAAGCTTCCGGCTGAATTTCGAGGTCAACGCCTTCCTGTACGATGAGCTGCTGTCCCGGCGTCTGACGGAGATTTTTCACCATGATCTGCGCGTATCCAGCCTGCTCACCTTGGAGGAATATGAGAAGCGGTCCAGATGGATCAAATTTAAGGAGTCGATTTCACGCCTGCTGTCTCCGATTTTATAG
- a CDS encoding AI-2E family transporter — translation MIRMNKFFKLCFAVILILAIIYLGSLVDFIFKPVLSFFSITLVPLMLAGFFFYLLRPLVDLLERWKLNRSLAILLLYVVFAGILTGFILWVWPSLRDQVVALVQNAPALFASLGDQLHELEQSGFLQDLFPGDVTPLTQLTDYLNRGFSFLTNYIMNLFSFVSNFAIVLFTFPILLYYMLKEGGKFGKMLVGFLPNRFKDEGTSVLDEINNALKGFIVGRVLVNLALGVLMYIGFLIIGLPYALLLTVVAVIANFIPFIGAILSSIPIVIIGFIQSPATAIWSLLVILAAQQIQDNLIGPYIFGKQLDIHPVTIIILILVGQDLGGIIGILLVVPIYMIVKIIVKRVYQLFFKEKWEKA, via the coding sequence TTGATAAGAATGAACAAATTTTTCAAACTGTGCTTTGCGGTCATTCTGATTCTGGCCATCATTTATTTGGGATCGCTCGTCGATTTTATTTTCAAGCCGGTGCTTTCGTTCTTCTCGATCACGCTCGTGCCGTTGATGCTGGCGGGTTTTTTCTTTTACCTGCTGCGGCCGCTTGTCGACTTGCTCGAACGATGGAAGCTGAACCGATCGCTGGCGATCCTGCTCCTGTATGTTGTATTCGCGGGGATTCTTACTGGATTTATTCTGTGGGTATGGCCATCGCTGAGGGATCAAGTCGTTGCGCTGGTTCAGAATGCGCCGGCACTGTTCGCCTCGCTGGGAGATCAGCTCCATGAGCTGGAGCAGAGCGGCTTTCTGCAGGATCTGTTTCCCGGAGACGTTACCCCGTTGACGCAGCTGACCGACTATTTGAACCGGGGCTTCTCATTCCTCACCAACTACATCATGAACCTGTTCTCGTTTGTGTCGAATTTCGCGATCGTGCTGTTCACCTTTCCAATTCTTCTGTATTACATGCTCAAGGAGGGGGGCAAATTCGGCAAAATGTTGGTCGGCTTTCTTCCGAACCGGTTCAAGGATGAGGGGACATCGGTGCTGGATGAGATCAACAACGCCCTGAAAGGCTTTATTGTCGGCCGGGTGCTGGTCAATTTGGCCCTTGGCGTGCTGATGTACATCGGCTTTCTGATCATCGGGCTGCCGTATGCGCTGCTGCTGACGGTGGTTGCCGTCATTGCCAACTTTATTCCTTTTATCGGGGCGATTCTATCCTCGATTCCGATTGTCATCATCGGATTCATCCAGTCGCCGGCAACCGCGATCTGGTCGCTCCTGGTCATTCTGGCCGCCCAGCAGATTCAGGATAATTTGATCGGCCCGTATATTTTCGGCAAGCAGCTGGATATTCATCCAGTTACCATCATCATTTTAATATTGGTAGGACAAGACCTTGGCGGCATTATCGGGATCCTGCTTGTCGTTCCGATTTATATGATCGTGAAGATTATCGTGAAGAGAGTGTACCAGCTGTTCTTTAAGGAAAAATGGGAGAAGGCTTAG
- a CDS encoding DUF2269 family protein codes for MAYTLILVIHVISAIAMIGPAFYLQRFLAFPKASAGGAGSLRYAHGTARRLDRLTDTGMILQIVTGLLMGWMEPVLFQMLWYDAALVLVPVIGLYMKFAARPRIRSLYTLVESSAASQADLERAYRRLWSQALPHILIVQAGIAILILLMVLKP; via the coding sequence ATGGCCTATACGCTAATATTGGTCATTCATGTGATATCGGCCATCGCCATGATCGGACCGGCATTTTATCTGCAGCGGTTTCTTGCATTTCCGAAGGCCTCCGCCGGAGGCGCCGGATCGCTGAGGTACGCGCACGGCACTGCCCGGCGGCTGGATCGTTTGACGGATACGGGAATGATCCTTCAGATCGTAACGGGACTGCTTATGGGCTGGATGGAGCCCGTTCTATTTCAGATGCTCTGGTACGATGCGGCCCTTGTGCTGGTGCCGGTGATCGGCCTGTACATGAAATTTGCGGCCAGGCCGCGAATTCGCTCCTTGTATACGCTGGTCGAGTCATCCGCCGCATCGCAAGCGGACCTGGAGCGGGCCTACCGAAGGTTATGGTCGCAGGCATTGCCCCATATCCTCATCGTTCAAGCGGGAATTGCCATTCTGATCTTGCTGATGGTGCTGAAGCCCTAG
- a CDS encoding FMN-dependent NADH-azoreductase — MERVLVINAHPLVTSDRSLSLQVLNHFISKYRVLNPDDEWEQIDLYREEVPAITADLLNGWAKLETGERLTDAEEKLMLRMSEILRQFKWASKYVIAMPLHNFNIPSRLKDYMDNIIIPKETFRYTENGSEGLLTDGRSVVVIQGSDGIYTNGDWYSEVEYSHHYLKSMFAFLGITDYTIIRAQGNAVLDRSEILAEAFQAAESAVMHWGRNEVISQG; from the coding sequence ATGGAAAGAGTATTAGTTATTAATGCCCATCCGCTCGTCACGAGCGACCGTTCCCTTAGCCTGCAGGTTCTTAATCACTTTATATCCAAGTACAGAGTGCTGAACCCGGATGATGAATGGGAGCAGATTGATCTGTATCGTGAGGAGGTGCCGGCCATTACGGCCGATTTGCTGAATGGTTGGGCGAAGCTTGAGACAGGGGAGCGGCTTACGGATGCCGAGGAGAAATTGATGCTCCGGATGTCGGAGATTCTGCGACAGTTCAAATGGGCGTCCAAATATGTGATCGCCATGCCGCTGCATAATTTCAATATTCCGTCCAGGCTTAAGGATTATATGGATAATATTATCATCCCGAAGGAAACATTCCGTTATACGGAGAACGGCTCTGAAGGACTCCTAACCGATGGCCGGAGCGTCGTAGTTATCCAGGGGAGCGACGGCATATATACGAATGGCGACTGGTACAGCGAGGTCGAATATTCGCATCACTATTTGAAATCGATGTTTGCGTTTCTTGGCATTACGGATTACACGATAATCCGTGCTCAGGGGAATGCGGTCCTGGATCGGAGTGAAATTTTGGCTGAAGCTTTCCAGGCTGCCGAGTCGGCGGTGATGCACTGGGGAAGGAACGAGGTCATTTCACAGGGATAA
- a CDS encoding VOC family protein — translation MAKLTPYIFSEDAKAQAAFYTSALGGEILSVKTFGELPGSQEEMKDKVLHLSLVAGGVPIFMSDSMFQSLDRGNGMHLTLTFDSDAEAHEAFDRLSEGGKVVDPLKPQFWGALFGVIEDKYGVLWQVTTEASA, via the coding sequence ATGGCAAAGCTGACACCGTATATTTTCTCCGAGGATGCTAAAGCGCAGGCTGCGTTTTACACGAGCGCACTGGGAGGCGAGATCCTGTCCGTGAAAACCTTCGGGGAGCTTCCGGGCTCCCAGGAAGAAATGAAGGATAAGGTTTTGCATTTAAGCCTTGTTGCCGGCGGGGTTCCCATTTTCATGTCCGATTCCATGTTCCAATCGCTGGATCGGGGGAACGGCATGCATCTGACCCTGACATTTGACAGCGATGCGGAGGCGCATGAAGCATTTGACCGGCTGTCTGAGGGCGGCAAGGTTGTCGATCCGCTGAAGCCCCAATTCTGGGGAGCGTTGTTCGGCGTAATTGAGGATAAATACGGCGTATTGTGGCAAGTGACGACCGAGGCATCGGCCTAA